The Actinopolyspora erythraea genome has a segment encoding these proteins:
- a CDS encoding GatB/YqeY domain-containing protein: MSELKERLRSDLTAAIKQRETTRTGVLRMALSAIGAEEVSGKQARELSDEEVRAVLSKEVKKRDESASAFDSAGRAEQAAAERAEGDILREYLPAQLDDEELTRLAKEAVGEVAAELGETPGPKHMGQVMKIANAKVAGQAEGGRVAAAVKTELNR; encoded by the coding sequence ATGTCCGAGCTGAAGGAACGCCTGCGGAGCGATCTGACCGCGGCGATCAAACAACGGGAAACCACTCGCACCGGAGTGCTCCGCATGGCGCTGTCCGCGATCGGCGCCGAGGAGGTCTCGGGGAAACAGGCGCGGGAGCTCTCCGACGAGGAGGTCCGAGCGGTACTTTCCAAGGAGGTCAAGAAACGGGACGAGTCGGCCTCGGCCTTCGACTCGGCGGGCCGCGCCGAACAGGCTGCCGCCGAGCGGGCCGAGGGCGACATCCTGCGGGAGTACCTGCCCGCCCAGCTCGACGACGAGGAGCTCACCCGGTTGGCGAAGGAGGCGGTCGGCGAGGTGGCCGCGGAGCTGGGGGAGACTCCCGGGCCGAAGCACATGGGACAGGTCATGAAGATCGCCAACGCCAAGGTCGCCGGTCAGGCGGAGGGTGGCAGGGTGGCGGCCGCGGTCAAGACGGAGCTCAACCGCTGA
- a CDS encoding ArsA family ATPase, with protein MNERSGPGRLDIDRLLDDPGNRILVCCGSGGVGKTTTAAALGIRAAARGRKTVVLTIDPARRLAQALGLAELDNNPREVELEQGESGELYAMMLDMRRTFDDMVLAHAGRERARQILDNPFYQTVSTSFSGTQEYMAMEKLGQLAAEDTWDLIVVDTPPSRSALDFLDAPQRLSTILDGRLIRMLASPARAGGKGLRRIVGAGFGMFAKAVSTIVGRQLLADAAAFVQAFDSTFGGFRERADHTYRLLRSEGTRFLVVAAPEPDALREASYFVERLSSEHMPLAGMVANRTHPVLADLPATRALSAAEELEAAGSAPLAASVLRLHADRVAVAEREKRLLARFTRAHPEVELGSVPVLPDEVHDQYGLREIGRRLARE; from the coding sequence ATGAACGAACGGTCGGGCCCCGGACGACTCGACATCGATCGGTTGCTCGACGACCCCGGCAACCGGATCCTCGTGTGCTGCGGCTCCGGTGGGGTCGGCAAGACGACCACGGCGGCGGCGCTGGGAATCCGGGCGGCCGCCCGCGGCCGCAAGACCGTGGTGCTGACCATCGATCCGGCACGCAGGCTGGCCCAGGCCCTCGGGCTGGCCGAACTGGACAACAACCCCCGCGAGGTGGAGCTCGAACAGGGCGAGTCCGGTGAGCTCTACGCCATGATGCTCGACATGCGCAGGACGTTCGACGACATGGTGCTGGCGCACGCGGGACGCGAGCGGGCGCGCCAGATCCTGGACAACCCCTTCTACCAGACCGTGTCGACCTCGTTCTCCGGAACGCAGGAGTACATGGCGATGGAGAAGCTCGGGCAGCTGGCGGCCGAGGACACCTGGGACCTGATCGTGGTGGACACACCGCCGAGCCGCTCCGCGCTGGACTTCCTCGACGCGCCGCAGCGGCTGTCGACCATCCTGGACGGCAGGCTGATCCGGATGCTGGCCAGCCCGGCCCGGGCAGGCGGCAAGGGGCTCCGCCGGATCGTCGGGGCGGGGTTCGGCATGTTCGCCAAGGCCGTCTCCACGATCGTCGGCCGCCAACTGCTGGCGGACGCCGCCGCCTTCGTGCAGGCCTTCGACTCCACGTTCGGCGGGTTCCGGGAGCGGGCCGACCACACCTACCGGCTGTTGCGCTCCGAGGGAACCCGTTTCCTGGTGGTGGCAGCCCCGGAACCGGACGCGTTGCGGGAGGCCTCCTACTTCGTGGAACGCCTCTCCTCGGAGCACATGCCGTTGGCGGGGATGGTCGCCAATCGCACGCATCCGGTGCTGGCGGACCTGCCGGCCACGAGGGCGCTGTCGGCCGCCGAGGAGCTGGAAGCCGCCGGTTCGGCGCCACTGGCCGCCTCGGTCCTCCGGCTGCACGCGGACCGGGTGGCCGTGGCGGAACGGGAGAAACGCCTGCTGGCGCGGTTCACCAGAGCGCACCCCGAGGTCGAGCTCGGCAGCGTTCCCGTGCTGCCGGACGAGGTCCACGACCAGTACGGCCTGCGCGAGATCGGTCGCAGACTGGCCCGGGAGTGA
- a CDS encoding ArsA-related P-loop ATPase: MSSEWDRDLDRARLHFVSGKGGAGKTTAAASLALALATGGRRVLLAEVEGRQGLAQLFDTPPLEYSERRLAAAPGGGEVRALAIEAEAALLEYLAMYYSLGVAGRTLRRMGAIEFATTLAPGLRDVLFTGKLKECVRRTDPNGRHTYDAVVVDAPPTGRIVRFLDVTRAMADLARMGPIHGQSEEVAGLLHSSDTVVHLVTLPEQLPVRETLETVEELDAAELRPGAVLLNRVRPHRLATRSVLAAAGGRVDATRIRGGLESAGLDWNDEVLDGLVAETIEHAGRAGAELAAREQLDNAALPFVELPDYIDGIDVAALYELAEGLVGRGVGGSR, translated from the coding sequence GTGAGCTCTGAATGGGATCGCGACCTCGACCGCGCGAGGCTGCACTTCGTCAGCGGCAAGGGCGGAGCGGGCAAGACCACCGCCGCCGCTTCCCTGGCGCTCGCCCTGGCCACCGGCGGCCGCCGGGTACTGCTCGCCGAGGTCGAGGGCAGGCAGGGGCTGGCACAGCTGTTCGACACCCCGCCGCTGGAGTACTCCGAGCGGCGGCTGGCGGCGGCACCCGGCGGGGGAGAGGTGCGCGCCCTGGCCATCGAGGCGGAGGCCGCCCTGCTGGAGTACCTGGCCATGTACTACAGCCTCGGCGTCGCCGGGCGCACGTTGCGCAGGATGGGGGCCATCGAGTTCGCCACCACGTTGGCCCCGGGGCTGCGCGACGTGCTGTTCACCGGCAAGCTCAAGGAGTGCGTGCGCCGCACCGACCCCAACGGGCGGCACACCTACGACGCCGTGGTGGTGGACGCGCCCCCCACCGGCCGGATCGTCCGCTTCCTCGACGTCACGCGGGCCATGGCCGACCTGGCCAGGATGGGCCCCATCCACGGCCAGAGCGAGGAGGTCGCGGGCCTGCTGCACTCCTCGGACACCGTGGTGCACCTGGTGACCCTGCCGGAACAGCTGCCCGTGCGCGAGACCCTGGAAACGGTGGAGGAACTCGACGCGGCCGAGCTGCGCCCGGGAGCAGTGCTGCTGAACCGGGTCCGCCCCCACCGGCTGGCGACCCGCTCGGTGCTGGCCGCCGCGGGCGGCAGGGTCGACGCCACCAGGATCAGGGGCGGTCTGGAGTCGGCCGGGCTGGACTGGAACGACGAGGTGCTCGACGGCCTGGTCGCCGAGACCATCGAGCACGCCGGGCGGGCCGGTGCCGAACTCGCGGCCCGCGAACAACTGGACAACGCCGCGCTGCCGTTCGTCGAGCTGCCCGACTACATCGACGGGATCGACGTCGCGGCGCTCTACGAACTCGCCGAAGGTCTCGTCGGTCGCGGTGTCGGAGGAAGCAGATGA
- a CDS encoding MBL fold metallo-hydrolase: MASSFPEHPAPGVPRRVLDYATVLLAPNPGAMTLDGTNTWLVGDPASDERIVIDPGPSDAAHLRAVREQGRITGVLLTHHHPDHTEGAAEFAELTGAPVRALDAELCADGAVSPAGFGAGPLDDGEVLEAAGVRLRVMATPGHTADSLCLHAEHAGVTALFSGDSILGRGTTVVAAEDGDLGSYLESLRALSRLAENTWLLPGHGPEQPDARAAAAHYLEHRRQRLDQVRAALGELGGHGEPGEVVDIVYADVDPAVRPAAESTVRAQLRYLREVGELR, encoded by the coding sequence GTGGCCTCGTCATTCCCCGAGCACCCGGCTCCCGGCGTCCCGCGCCGGGTGCTCGACTACGCGACCGTGCTGCTGGCGCCCAACCCGGGCGCGATGACGCTGGACGGTACGAACACCTGGCTGGTGGGCGATCCCGCCTCGGACGAGCGGATCGTGATCGACCCCGGCCCCTCCGACGCGGCCCATCTGCGGGCCGTGCGGGAGCAGGGCCGGATCACCGGCGTGCTGCTCACGCACCACCACCCCGACCACACCGAGGGAGCGGCGGAGTTCGCCGAGCTCACCGGGGCACCGGTTCGCGCCCTGGACGCCGAGCTGTGCGCCGACGGGGCCGTGAGCCCGGCGGGATTCGGCGCGGGACCGCTCGACGACGGGGAGGTGCTGGAGGCCGCCGGGGTGCGGCTGCGGGTCATGGCCACCCCCGGGCACACCGCCGACTCGCTGTGCCTGCACGCCGAACACGCCGGGGTGACCGCGCTGTTCTCCGGTGACAGCATCCTGGGCAGGGGAACGACGGTCGTCGCGGCCGAGGACGGCGACCTGGGCTCGTACCTGGAGTCGTTGCGCGCCCTGAGCCGACTGGCCGAGAACACCTGGCTGCTGCCCGGTCACGGGCCGGAACAGCCCGACGCCCGAGCGGCCGCCGCGCACTATCTGGAGCACCGGCGGCAGCGGCTGGACCAGGTGCGTGCGGCACTGGGGGAACTGGGCGGCCACGGTGAACCCGGCGAGGTCGTGGACATCGTCTACGCGGATGTGGACCCCGCGGTGCGACCGGCGGCGGAGAGCACGGTGCGCGCGCAGCTGCGCTACCTGCGGGAGGTCGGCGAGCTCCGCTGA
- a CDS encoding NUDIX hydrolase — translation MRLPEELTLPESMVPEETADPPVTPRDAATVVLLRDGSTGPEVFLQRRVRGMPFAGGMTAFPGGGVDSRDSETSIAWRGPGPDWWARRFACDPRAARALVCAAVRETFEEAGVLLAGESDDRVVSDTARYDAERRALVAKELSLSEMLRRHRLVLRADLLVPWSNWVTPEVEPRRYDTRFFLTTVPGGQRADARTGEAAEAYWRAPLEALADWRAGRNGLLPPTWVTLSELAEYDDAAMALTAERSIDKVVPKVVRQDGAWRVVLPDRQVPEGQ, via the coding sequence ATGCGACTGCCGGAAGAACTGACCCTGCCGGAGAGCATGGTTCCGGAGGAGACCGCGGACCCGCCGGTCACCCCGCGCGACGCGGCGACCGTCGTGCTGCTGCGGGACGGCTCGACCGGGCCGGAGGTGTTCCTGCAACGCCGGGTGCGGGGGATGCCGTTCGCGGGCGGGATGACGGCCTTCCCCGGTGGTGGGGTGGACAGCCGGGACAGCGAGACCTCGATCGCCTGGCGCGGGCCGGGACCGGACTGGTGGGCGCGGCGGTTCGCCTGCGACCCCCGAGCGGCCCGCGCGCTGGTCTGCGCCGCCGTGCGGGAGACGTTCGAGGAGGCCGGTGTCCTGCTGGCGGGCGAGAGCGACGACCGGGTGGTCTCGGACACGGCTCGCTACGACGCGGAGCGGCGGGCGTTGGTCGCCAAGGAGCTCTCGTTGTCGGAGATGCTGCGACGGCACCGGCTGGTGCTGCGCGCCGACCTGCTGGTCCCCTGGTCGAACTGGGTCACTCCCGAGGTGGAGCCACGGCGCTACGACACGCGCTTCTTCCTGACCACCGTTCCCGGCGGGCAACGGGCGGACGCCCGCACCGGGGAGGCCGCCGAGGCCTACTGGCGCGCTCCCCTCGAAGCGCTGGCGGACTGGCGAGCGGGCCGCAACGGACTGCTCCCGCCCACCTGGGTGACCCTGTCCGAGCTCGCGGAATACGACGACGCCGCCATGGCCCTGACCGCCGAACGCAGCATCGACAAGGTTGTTCCCAAAGTGGTGCGGCAGGACGGAGCATGGCGGGTGGTGCTGCCCGACCGGCAGGTCCCCGAAGGGCAGTGA
- a CDS encoding MFS transporter, producing the protein MSHSVSLADYRAALTTRGAAAPVLTSLLARLPVAMIGLALMLYVQRVTGSFGVAGLVSAGNLVGVAVGSVAQGRIMDRLGPTRPLLVVSAMFAVLVAAEIAAVEAGGPALPMILLAVAVGVTEPMTGPASRALWTKLLPPGRVRDAAYSYEAISMEVFFILGPGIAGLLVNMPWGGTGVLVGACCMITGSTGFALTRAARGQRPRGDERKSGSLLGALATPGMRSLALAAFGFGALLGMIEVAVPAAAERAGHSAMGGLLLSVMSVSSVVVGVLYGMRPWPRPMYLRLPALLLAFALLIALLALPRTLLGLTLALLVAGSLITPQSTSHSVALETAAPAGTATEAFGWVITSVTLGAAFGQSVSGQVVESVAPPAAFLVASGVGLLLGALLWSRRRTLLADGREASSSTFAGAVS; encoded by the coding sequence GTGTCCCACTCCGTCTCGTTGGCCGACTACCGCGCGGCACTGACCACCAGGGGTGCCGCCGCACCCGTGCTGACCTCGCTGCTGGCCAGGTTGCCCGTGGCCATGATCGGTCTCGCCCTGATGCTCTACGTGCAGCGAGTGACCGGATCGTTCGGCGTGGCGGGGCTGGTCTCGGCGGGCAACCTCGTCGGAGTGGCCGTGGGGTCCGTGGCGCAGGGGCGGATCATGGACCGGCTGGGACCCACCCGGCCACTGCTCGTGGTCTCGGCGATGTTCGCCGTCCTCGTGGCCGCCGAGATCGCGGCGGTGGAAGCCGGTGGTCCCGCCCTGCCGATGATCCTGCTGGCCGTCGCCGTCGGAGTGACCGAACCGATGACCGGTCCCGCCTCCCGGGCGCTCTGGACCAAGTTGTTGCCACCCGGGCGAGTGAGGGACGCGGCCTACTCGTACGAGGCCATCAGCATGGAGGTGTTCTTCATCCTCGGGCCCGGCATAGCGGGACTGCTGGTCAACATGCCCTGGGGCGGCACCGGAGTCCTCGTCGGGGCGTGCTGCATGATCACCGGCAGTACCGGGTTCGCGCTCACCCGGGCCGCCAGAGGCCAGCGCCCGCGAGGCGACGAGCGGAAGAGCGGATCGCTGCTGGGTGCGCTGGCCACCCCCGGTATGCGCAGCCTCGCGCTGGCCGCGTTCGGCTTCGGCGCGCTGCTGGGGATGATCGAGGTGGCTGTCCCGGCGGCGGCCGAGCGCGCTGGGCACTCCGCCATGGGTGGTCTGCTGCTCAGCGTGATGTCGGTGAGCTCGGTGGTGGTCGGGGTGCTCTACGGCATGCGTCCCTGGCCCCGGCCGATGTACCTGCGACTGCCCGCCCTGCTGTTGGCCTTCGCGCTGCTCATCGCGCTGCTGGCGTTGCCGCGGACCCTGCTCGGCCTGACGCTGGCGCTGCTGGTCGCGGGCAGTCTGATCACGCCGCAGTCGACCTCCCACTCGGTCGCGTTGGAAACCGCCGCGCCCGCCGGCACGGCCACCGAGGCCTTCGGATGGGTCATCACCTCGGTGACGCTGGGGGCGGCCTTCGGGCAGTCCGTGAGCGGGCAGGTGGTGGAATCCGTCGCTCCGCCCGCCGCCTTCCTCGTGGCCAGCGGTGTCGGGCTGCTGCTGGGAGCGCTGCTGTGGTCACGGCGCCGTACTCTGCTGGCCGACGGCCGGGAAGCGTCGAGCTCGACGTTCGCGGGCGCGGTGAGCTGA
- a CDS encoding siderophore-interacting protein: MTAIHSTPDRAPVRARYRQLEVRAVERLTPRMVRVVLGGDELADFVSSGTDQRVKLCLPRPGMPVPLGGSRGEVFAGPPERQPRQRTYTVRWFAPERRELAVDLVRHEHDAPGSRWIAEVAVGDRVVTVGPSPAYRPDPAADPLVLVGDETALPAITAILEEVPSTTPVRVLAEVADEAECAYAPRFDGVRWSWLCRDGLAPGESELLPEALRTIELGADPHVWIGAEAGVVRRARELCETELGLGRSRLHALAYWRRDGGQRVSG, encoded by the coding sequence GTGACAGCCATCCACAGCACACCCGACCGGGCACCGGTACGCGCTCGCTACCGGCAGTTGGAGGTACGTGCGGTCGAACGCCTGACGCCGCGCATGGTGCGCGTGGTCCTGGGCGGTGACGAGCTGGCCGACTTCGTCAGCAGCGGTACCGACCAGCGCGTCAAGCTGTGCCTGCCCCGCCCCGGCATGCCGGTGCCGCTGGGCGGCAGTCGCGGCGAGGTGTTCGCGGGGCCCCCGGAGCGGCAACCCAGGCAACGCACCTACACCGTCCGCTGGTTCGCGCCGGAACGCCGCGAACTCGCCGTGGACCTCGTGCGGCACGAGCACGACGCCCCTGGATCTCGGTGGATCGCCGAGGTGGCGGTCGGCGACCGCGTCGTCACCGTGGGGCCGAGCCCCGCGTACCGGCCGGATCCCGCTGCCGATCCGCTCGTGCTGGTGGGCGACGAGACCGCGCTGCCCGCGATCACCGCGATCCTGGAGGAGGTCCCGAGCACCACCCCGGTGCGGGTGCTCGCGGAAGTCGCCGACGAGGCCGAGTGCGCCTACGCGCCCCGCTTCGACGGTGTCCGGTGGAGCTGGCTGTGCCGGGACGGACTCGCCCCGGGGGAGAGCGAACTGCTGCCGGAGGCGCTGCGCACGATCGAGCTCGGCGCCGACCCGCACGTGTGGATCGGCGCCGAAGCCGGTGTGGTCCGGCGCGCCAGGGAACTCTGCGAAACCGAGCTGGGACTGGGCCGCTCCCGGCTGCACGCCCTGGCCTACTGGCGCCGCGACGGTGGACAGCGAGTCAGCGGTTGA
- a CDS encoding DUF4177 domain-containing protein produces MTKWEYSTVPLLSHATKQILDQWGEDGWELVAVLPGPTGEQMVAYMKRPKE; encoded by the coding sequence ATGACCAAGTGGGAGTACTCGACAGTGCCGCTGCTCAGCCACGCGACCAAGCAGATCCTCGACCAGTGGGGCGAGGACGGCTGGGAGCTCGTCGCCGTCCTGCCGGGACCGACCGGTGAGCAGATGGTCGCCTACATGAAGCGTCCGAAGGAGTAA
- a CDS encoding RidA family protein, which yields MGIWTDRLAELGLELPEMARPLASYVPAVRTGNHVHTAGQLPIVSGTLSTTGKVGGAVEPEAARGLARVCTLNALAAVDGVVGLDSLAGVVKVVGFVASAEGFTGQPGVLNGASELLGEIFGESGAHARSAVGVAELPMGAPVEVELIAEVSEGH from the coding sequence ATGGGCATCTGGACCGACCGTTTGGCCGAGCTCGGGTTGGAGCTGCCGGAGATGGCACGTCCCCTTGCCTCGTACGTTCCCGCCGTGCGAACCGGGAACCACGTCCACACCGCGGGACAGCTGCCCATCGTTTCCGGCACGTTGTCGACCACCGGCAAGGTGGGTGGAGCGGTCGAGCCCGAGGCGGCGCGGGGGTTGGCACGGGTCTGCACCCTGAACGCGCTGGCGGCGGTGGACGGCGTCGTCGGGTTGGACTCGTTGGCCGGGGTGGTCAAAGTGGTCGGTTTCGTGGCCTCGGCCGAGGGGTTCACCGGTCAGCCCGGGGTGCTCAACGGCGCCTCGGAGCTGCTCGGGGAGATATTCGGCGAGTCCGGGGCGCACGCGCGTTCGGCGGTCGGCGTGGCCGAGCTTCCGATGGGAGCTCCGGTCGAGGTGGAACTGATCGCCGAGGTGTCCGAGGGTCACTGA
- a CDS encoding transglycosylase domain-containing protein — protein sequence MRLRNGVLKLFGLCVLAGVLVAGMAFPAAGALGVISNRAGDAVNRISTELLTEQPPLVTTVTDRAGNPIAYLYAQYRTPATSDQISDTMKAAMVAIEDQRFYEHEGVDWPGTMRAFVSNQVAGRITQGASTITQQYVKNYLVHVTSSGDPVKQAEATEQTVARKLREIRVALQLEKRLSKEEILTRYLNVVPYGNRIYGIAAASHAYFGTTPDQLTIAQAALLAGVVNRPGSLNPVTQPKEALFRRGLVIDAMADQHRITQQAAREAKAAPLGIEQPVDKLPNGCVGAGARNGFFCKYVENYLQRTGFSVEQLRRGGYTIRTTLDQRITAAAKKSAEEGVPKDSEQIANVMSVVEPGQDKHRVRALVANRDFGFDKEEGDSAYALPSSMAPPGAGSVYKTFTAAAALEKGMGIKDVVPAPGSYTSKKFSNGTNPYTVGNAEGVGAGSRTIQEALATSPNTAFVILEERAGLDNTVDMAARLGMRRTLKHHDLAGVPMVADRARERTQAEEIKQRRIGAFTLGFSPTSPLELANVSATITSGGVWCPPTPIKEIRDRHGNRVAITEKPCEQAVDRELADAMAVGMSDDTTSGTATRAASSAGWSRPTAAKTGTTETFGSAAFIGATPQLAGAVLTYIDRPESPGMGICLGSPPTVCGSGNIYGGTIPAKTWMRAMKTAHEGLPVVELPSTTERYRHGGSGKHVPEVVDMPVDKAAKKLREAGYEVERRTVSSSDSEGTVISQSPRGIAEGGTSVLLSVSSGYIPPPRTVAEKSPSEAEASAGDGGGDGEGGGSGSGSEGSPDGGGQQPPRTSGETPGGN from the coding sequence GTGCGGCTACGTAACGGCGTGCTCAAGCTGTTCGGTCTGTGTGTGCTGGCCGGCGTACTGGTCGCCGGCATGGCGTTTCCCGCGGCGGGAGCGCTCGGAGTGATATCGAACCGTGCCGGTGACGCGGTGAACAGGATTTCCACCGAACTGCTCACCGAACAACCGCCCCTGGTCACGACGGTGACCGACCGGGCGGGCAACCCGATCGCCTACCTGTACGCGCAGTACCGGACACCGGCCACCAGCGACCAGATCTCCGACACGATGAAAGCGGCGATGGTCGCCATCGAGGACCAGCGGTTCTACGAACACGAAGGGGTGGACTGGCCGGGTACGATGCGTGCTTTCGTCAGCAACCAGGTGGCGGGCAGGATCACCCAGGGAGCTTCGACGATCACGCAGCAGTACGTCAAGAACTACCTGGTCCACGTCACCTCCTCCGGTGATCCCGTCAAGCAGGCCGAGGCGACCGAGCAGACCGTGGCGCGCAAGCTGCGCGAGATCCGGGTCGCCCTCCAGCTGGAGAAGCGGTTGAGCAAGGAGGAGATACTCACCCGCTACCTGAACGTGGTCCCCTACGGCAACCGCATCTACGGCATCGCCGCGGCCTCGCACGCCTACTTCGGAACCACCCCCGACCAGCTCACGATCGCACAGGCCGCGCTGCTCGCCGGAGTGGTCAACCGCCCGGGATCGTTGAACCCGGTGACCCAGCCCAAGGAGGCGCTGTTCCGGCGCGGGCTGGTGATCGACGCGATGGCCGACCAGCACCGGATCACCCAGCAGGCCGCCCGCGAGGCCAAGGCCGCTCCCCTCGGGATCGAACAGCCCGTGGACAAGCTGCCCAACGGATGCGTGGGCGCGGGCGCGCGGAACGGTTTCTTCTGCAAGTACGTGGAGAACTACCTGCAGCGCACGGGTTTCTCCGTGGAGCAGTTGCGCCGCGGTGGCTACACCATCCGCACCACGCTGGACCAGCGGATCACCGCCGCGGCCAAGAAGTCGGCGGAGGAGGGCGTGCCCAAGGACAGCGAGCAGATCGCCAACGTCATGTCCGTGGTCGAACCCGGCCAGGACAAGCACCGGGTCCGCGCGCTGGTGGCCAACCGGGACTTCGGGTTCGACAAGGAGGAGGGGGACAGCGCCTACGCGTTGCCCAGCTCCATGGCCCCTCCCGGGGCGGGCTCTGTCTACAAGACCTTCACCGCCGCGGCGGCCCTGGAAAAGGGCATGGGAATCAAGGACGTGGTGCCGGCACCGGGGTCCTACACCTCGAAGAAGTTCAGCAACGGCACCAACCCTTACACGGTCGGCAACGCCGAGGGCGTCGGAGCCGGTTCCCGGACCATCCAGGAGGCGCTGGCCACCTCGCCCAACACGGCGTTCGTGATCCTGGAGGAGCGGGCCGGGCTCGACAACACGGTCGACATGGCCGCCCGCCTGGGAATGCGCCGCACGCTCAAGCACCACGACCTGGCAGGTGTGCCGATGGTCGCGGACCGCGCGCGCGAACGGACCCAGGCCGAGGAGATCAAGCAGCGCAGGATCGGCGCGTTCACCCTGGGGTTCAGCCCCACCAGTCCGCTGGAGCTGGCCAACGTGTCAGCCACCATCACCAGCGGTGGTGTCTGGTGCCCGCCCACCCCGATCAAGGAGATCCGCGATCGTCACGGCAACAGGGTCGCGATCACCGAGAAACCCTGTGAGCAGGCGGTGGACCGGGAACTCGCCGACGCCATGGCCGTCGGCATGTCCGACGACACCACGTCCGGGACCGCGACCCGTGCGGCGAGCTCCGCGGGCTGGAGCCGCCCCACCGCCGCCAAGACCGGAACGACCGAGACCTTCGGCTCAGCCGCGTTCATCGGTGCGACCCCGCAGCTGGCCGGGGCGGTGCTCACCTACATCGACCGGCCCGAGTCCCCCGGCATGGGGATCTGTCTGGGAAGTCCGCCGACCGTCTGCGGCAGCGGCAACATCTACGGTGGCACCATTCCGGCCAAGACCTGGATGCGTGCCATGAAGACCGCCCACGAGGGGCTGCCCGTGGTCGAACTGCCGTCCACCACCGAGCGCTACCGGCACGGTGGTTCCGGCAAGCACGTCCCCGAAGTGGTGGACATGCCGGTGGACAAGGCGGCGAAGAAGCTGCGGGAGGCCGGGTACGAGGTCGAACGGCGTACCGTCAGCAGCAGTGATTCCGAGGGCACGGTGATCAGTCAGTCGCCGCGAGGCATCGCGGAGGGGGGAACCTCGGTGCTCCTGTCGGTCAGCAGCGGCTACATCCCACCGCCGCGTACCGTCGCCGAGAAGTCCCCCTCCGAAGCGGAGGCCTCGGCGGGCGACGGCGGTGGTGACGGTGAAGGCGGTGGCTCCGGAAGCGGCTCGGAGGGAAGCCCCGACGGGGGTGGGCAGCAGCCGCCCCGGACCTCCGGGGAAACCCCGGGGGGCAACTAG
- a CDS encoding WhiB family transcriptional regulator encodes MLEQGDWRVNAACRDKNPDQLFVRGAEQRKARTICFGCPVRTECLAEALDKRIEFGVWGGMTERERRALLRRRPDVRNWRELLEAAREDYSQADAYQLG; translated from the coding sequence ATGCTCGAACAGGGGGACTGGCGGGTGAACGCGGCGTGCCGCGACAAGAACCCGGACCAGCTTTTCGTACGAGGCGCGGAGCAGCGCAAGGCGCGCACCATCTGCTTCGGCTGTCCCGTCCGGACCGAGTGCCTCGCGGAGGCGCTGGACAAGCGGATCGAGTTCGGCGTCTGGGGCGGCATGACCGAACGCGAACGGCGTGCGCTGCTGCGCAGGCGGCCGGACGTACGCAACTGGCGTGAGCTGCTGGAGGCGGCCCGTGAGGACTACTCCCAGGCCGACGCCTACCAGCTGGGTTGA
- a CDS encoding Hsp20/alpha crystallin family protein, with the protein MWDRMERMFDPGWSTTGAGGMWQPLVDVTGTEDAYEFEVELPGVDRNDINVEVRDHELWITGEVRERERSGVSHRRTRHTGSFSYRSSLPSGVDSENVEAKLDNGVLTVRVRKSERQKPHRVEIQRAPLPAPPDSPSDSPRVLRGRRGVRRFTVPFPKPREPGAGEVAGNSTPLHAGGRLAEQLRVK; encoded by the coding sequence ATGTGGGACCGGATGGAACGCATGTTCGACCCGGGGTGGAGCACCACCGGGGCCGGTGGCATGTGGCAGCCGCTGGTCGACGTCACGGGGACGGAGGACGCCTACGAGTTCGAGGTCGAGCTCCCCGGCGTGGATCGAAACGACATCAACGTCGAGGTCCGCGACCACGAGCTGTGGATCACCGGCGAGGTGAGGGAGCGGGAACGCTCCGGCGTGTCGCACCGCCGCACCAGGCACACGGGCAGCTTCTCCTACCGCAGTTCGCTGCCCTCGGGTGTGGACAGCGAGAACGTGGAGGCCAAGCTCGACAACGGCGTCCTGACGGTGCGGGTGAGAAAGAGCGAGCGGCAGAAGCCGCACCGCGTGGAGATCCAGCGAGCACCACTCCCGGCGCCGCCGGACTCCCCGTCGGACTCGCCACGAGTGCTGCGGGGCCGAAGGGGCGTCCGGCGGTTCACGGTCCCGTTCCCCAAACCCCGTGAGCCGGGAGCAGGGGAGGTCGCGGGGAACTCGACGCCGCTCCACGCGGGCGGGCGACTCGCGGAACAGCTTCGAGTGAAGTAG